In Curtobacterium sp. MCPF17_002, one genomic interval encodes:
- a CDS encoding nucleotide exchange factor GrpE, producing the protein MTDPNDNVNDNDEPQVEGDATNAEQPEDLIEAEGPDVEVPTDAPNDLSPEDEALLADAARGMAEDNLSAADRDLVAEMRADMLRAQAELVNFRKRVERDREANREVAIAEVVRALLPALDDLTRAEAHGDLTEGPMQVIGQKIRGGFEKFKLVQIGEKGESFDPNIHEAIVQLPTPGATGQTVADVVEPGYKLGERVLRAAKVAVAVPA; encoded by the coding sequence ATGACGGACCCCAACGACAACGTCAACGACAACGACGAGCCCCAGGTCGAGGGCGACGCCACGAACGCCGAGCAGCCGGAGGACCTCATCGAGGCCGAAGGCCCCGACGTCGAGGTGCCGACCGACGCACCCAACGACCTGAGCCCCGAGGACGAAGCCCTCCTGGCCGACGCGGCGAGGGGGATGGCAGAGGACAACCTCTCCGCCGCCGACCGCGACCTGGTCGCCGAGATGCGTGCGGACATGCTCCGTGCGCAGGCCGAACTGGTGAACTTCCGGAAGCGCGTCGAGCGCGACCGAGAGGCCAACCGCGAGGTCGCCATCGCCGAGGTGGTGCGTGCACTCCTCCCGGCGCTCGACGACCTGACCCGCGCCGAGGCCCACGGCGACCTGACCGAGGGCCCCATGCAGGTCATCGGCCAGAAGATCCGTGGCGGCTTCGAGAAGTTCAAGCTCGTGCAGATCGGCGAGAAGGGCGAGTCCTTCGACCCGAACATCCACGAGGCGATCGTGCAGCTCCCGACACCGGGCGCCACCGGCCAGACCGTGGCGGACGTCGTCGAGCCGGGCTACAAGCTCGGTGAGCGTGTCCTCCGTGCGGCCAAGGTCGCGGTGGCGGTCCCGGCCTGA
- a CDS encoding DnaJ C-terminal domain-containing protein, which translates to MASQDWFDKDFYKVLGVSKDASDADLKKTYRKLARQFHPDSNQGDAAAENRFKEISEAYSVLSDKEQRQEYDQVRAMGSGARFTSGGPGQGGGFEDVFGGMFGQQGAGGGGQRVRFGQGGGGAGGFEDILGGMFGGGGGGGFGQPSGGYRGFGGPTKGRDVTATTTLDFTTAIAGDTVKLSQGNGRPVNVRIPAGVADGQKIRLRGRGEPSPDGGEAGDLVVTVTVRKHPVFERDGQNLRLDVPVTFVEAALGATIQVPTLGGEPVKLRVAPGTPSGRVLRVKGRGVTTKNGTGDLLATVQVAVPSHLTDKQREAVEALAETLPDEDPREDLLAKARG; encoded by the coding sequence GTGGCGAGTCAAGACTGGTTCGACAAGGACTTCTACAAGGTCCTCGGAGTGTCCAAGGACGCCTCGGACGCCGACCTCAAGAAGACCTACCGGAAGCTCGCGCGGCAGTTCCACCCGGACTCCAACCAGGGTGACGCGGCCGCCGAGAACCGCTTCAAGGAGATCAGCGAGGCGTACTCGGTGCTCTCCGACAAGGAGCAGCGCCAGGAGTACGACCAGGTCCGCGCCATGGGTTCGGGCGCTCGGTTCACATCGGGTGGCCCGGGCCAGGGCGGCGGGTTCGAGGACGTCTTCGGCGGCATGTTCGGTCAGCAGGGCGCCGGCGGTGGTGGGCAGCGTGTCCGCTTCGGCCAGGGCGGCGGCGGCGCGGGCGGCTTCGAGGACATCCTCGGCGGGATGTTCGGTGGCGGCGGGGGTGGCGGCTTCGGCCAGCCCTCCGGCGGCTACCGCGGCTTCGGTGGACCAACGAAGGGCCGAGACGTCACCGCGACGACGACGCTCGACTTCACCACCGCGATCGCCGGCGACACCGTCAAGCTGTCGCAGGGCAACGGCCGCCCGGTCAACGTCCGCATCCCCGCGGGCGTGGCTGACGGTCAGAAGATCCGGCTGCGCGGGCGCGGGGAACCGTCGCCCGACGGCGGAGAGGCCGGTGACCTCGTGGTCACGGTCACCGTCCGGAAGCACCCGGTGTTCGAGCGCGACGGGCAGAACCTCCGTCTGGACGTCCCCGTGACGTTCGTCGAGGCAGCGCTCGGCGCGACGATCCAGGTGCCCACCCTCGGCGGCGAGCCCGTCAAGCTCCGGGTCGCGCCGGGCACGCCTTCGGGTCGTGTCCTGCGCGTCAAGGGCCGTGGCGTCACGACCAAGAACGGCACGGGCGACCTGCTCGCGACCGTCCAGGTCGCGGTGCCGTCGCACCTGACGGACAAGCAGCGCGAGGCCGTCGAGGCACTCGCCGAGACCCTGCCGGACGAGGACCCTCGCGAGGACCTCCTCGCCAAGGCGCGCGGCTGA
- a CDS encoding MerR family transcriptional regulator: MDENSPVFAIAVAAELAEMHPQTLRQYDRLGLVVPGRTRGGSRRYSMRDVAQLREIARLGSEGVSLEGVRRVLELENENKALRDRVRELETALADQLISRPGARVFAATATGAAISLKAGSRPQRNTQIVLWRPPR; the protein is encoded by the coding sequence ATGGACGAGAACTCGCCCGTCTTCGCGATCGCGGTGGCGGCGGAGCTCGCCGAGATGCACCCGCAGACGCTCCGCCAGTACGACCGGCTCGGCCTGGTCGTGCCGGGCCGGACGCGTGGCGGCTCCCGCCGGTACTCGATGCGTGACGTCGCACAGTTGCGTGAGATCGCGCGGCTCGGTTCCGAGGGCGTCTCGCTGGAGGGGGTCCGGCGGGTGCTCGAGCTCGAGAACGAGAACAAGGCGCTGCGGGACCGGGTGCGCGAGCTCGAGACGGCCCTCGCCGATCAGCTCATCAGCCGGCCGGGTGCCCGGGTGTTCGCGGCGACGGCGACGGGTGCGGCCATCTCGTTGAAGGCCGGCTCACGGCCGCAGCGGAACACGCAGATCGTGCTCTGGCGTCCACCGCGCTGA
- a CDS encoding Ig-like domain-containing protein, with amino-acid sequence MRKLCTAALTTGLATATIVSGLALGPAAATALPTEAPATPTATSSTAPAAAFTARVGATDIVDRSAVLHGTGTPSATIRVGDRVAGTVGTDGTWKVTVDSLRLGINTLTVQQVVGGTVVDTATVTVTLTRAATTGSVRFAGFVTERATMSGTATGGATVIARDAAGTRIGSGIADGVGGAYSFPITAPNKAGATTITVWQSAAEESFGHIDVTANYGSGVDIVTPAAGSEHEPGRLVVVGHGEANSLLEARLAGSPTVIGTGEVNGFGDYTLRTSDLAPGRHTIEVTQKSRGANTTTASVAVVVKAPAVSPLIVTSPTAGSTVTTPRATFAGRGHDGAKITVRGTSRTVCETTVVNGRWSCTADFDLSNTSYALFVDQTVTGSGKTTATIAFQVAAQPTKPLAVTSPGANAVVTTAKPTFTGTGAAGATITVRGTTRTICETTVRADGTWSCVSGISLGNSTYNVYVDQKAPGGATSTIEAAFSIRLA; translated from the coding sequence ATGCGAAAACTCTGCACCGCCGCCCTGACGACCGGCCTCGCCACCGCGACGATCGTGTCCGGTCTCGCGCTCGGCCCGGCCGCCGCGACCGCACTGCCCACCGAGGCTCCCGCCACCCCGACCGCCACGTCCTCGACCGCCCCCGCAGCGGCGTTCACTGCCAGGGTCGGCGCGACGGACATCGTCGACCGATCGGCAGTCCTGCACGGCACCGGCACCCCGTCAGCGACCATCCGGGTCGGTGACCGCGTCGCCGGCACGGTCGGCACGGACGGCACGTGGAAGGTGACCGTCGACAGTCTCCGCCTCGGTATCAACACCCTCACCGTCCAGCAGGTCGTCGGCGGCACCGTCGTCGACACCGCGACCGTGACCGTGACGCTCACGCGGGCCGCGACCACCGGTTCGGTGCGCTTCGCCGGCTTCGTGACCGAGCGGGCGACGATGTCCGGCACGGCCACGGGCGGCGCGACCGTGATCGCCCGTGATGCGGCGGGCACTCGGATCGGCTCCGGCATCGCGGACGGCGTCGGCGGCGCGTACTCGTTCCCGATCACGGCACCGAACAAGGCCGGCGCGACGACGATCACCGTGTGGCAGAGCGCAGCCGAGGAGTCGTTCGGGCACATCGACGTCACCGCGAACTACGGTTCGGGCGTCGACATCGTGACCCCGGCGGCGGGGTCGGAACACGAGCCCGGCCGCCTGGTGGTCGTCGGCCACGGTGAAGCCAACAGCCTGCTCGAGGCCCGCCTCGCCGGGTCGCCGACCGTGATCGGCACGGGGGAGGTCAACGGGTTCGGCGACTACACGCTCCGCACCTCGGACCTCGCGCCCGGTCGCCACACGATCGAGGTGACCCAGAAGTCCCGCGGCGCGAACACCACGACCGCCTCCGTCGCCGTCGTCGTGAAGGCCCCCGCGGTGTCGCCGCTCATCGTCACCAGCCCCACCGCCGGCTCGACGGTCACCACGCCGCGTGCGACGTTCGCGGGTCGCGGCCACGACGGTGCGAAGATCACCGTCCGCGGGACCTCGCGCACCGTCTGCGAGACGACCGTCGTGAACGGCCGGTGGTCCTGCACCGCCGACTTCGACCTGTCGAACACCTCGTACGCGCTGTTCGTCGACCAGACCGTGACCGGTTCGGGCAAGACGACCGCGACCATCGCGTTCCAGGTCGCCGCACAGCCCACGAAGCCGCTCGCGGTCACCAGTCCGGGTGCGAACGCGGTCGTGACGACGGCGAAGCCGACCTTCACGGGCACGGGTGCAGCGGGCGCGACCATCACGGTCCGTGGCACCACGCGCACCATCTGCGAGACCACGGTCCGCGCCGACGGCACGTGGTCCTGCGTCTCGGGCATCTCGCTCGGGAACAGCACGTACAACGTGTACGTCGACCAGAAGGCGCCGGGCGGCGCGACCAGCACGATCGAGGCCGCGTTCAGCATCCGCCTCGCCTGA
- a CDS encoding class I SAM-dependent methyltransferase codes for MPPDFADLFRRRDDDVPDLIAIDGTDRFLIDEAPHVHGDALRQPGEVAVVDDRYGVLTLGLITQYGASDIRVVQDSLVGERALEANAGTFGLRGFHHPDSLEDAFRDVRLVVLRLSKSHDRLDEIARAVARFAAPDVVLLCGGNVKYMHVSQNDVLRRSFGEVTASRGRGKSRLLIAQDPLRAQATRAAVTNPWPRSVHIDDLGMTLVAHGGVFAGASLDQGTRVLLDAMDRAVPTARTIVDLGSGNGVIAVAAALRRRSVRVIATDVSRIAVASTLATAEANGVGDRVTAVRSDAGDELGTGAAQLVLCNPPFHADTTVTTDAAEAMFRNAATILQSGGELWCVWNSHLRYRPVLERLVGPTRQVTRTDKFTVTASKRA; via the coding sequence GTGCCACCGGACTTCGCCGACCTCTTCCGCCGCCGTGACGACGACGTGCCGGACCTCATCGCGATCGACGGGACGGACCGGTTCCTCATCGACGAGGCGCCGCACGTGCACGGTGACGCGCTGCGGCAGCCCGGCGAGGTCGCCGTCGTGGACGACCGCTACGGGGTCCTGACGCTCGGGCTCATCACGCAGTACGGCGCCTCGGACATCCGCGTCGTGCAGGACTCACTCGTCGGGGAGCGGGCACTCGAGGCGAACGCCGGCACCTTCGGACTGCGCGGCTTCCACCACCCGGACTCGCTCGAGGACGCCTTCCGCGACGTCCGGCTCGTGGTCCTGCGGCTGTCGAAGTCGCACGACCGGCTCGACGAGATCGCGCGCGCCGTCGCCCGCTTCGCCGCGCCCGACGTGGTGCTGCTGTGCGGCGGGAACGTCAAGTACATGCACGTGTCGCAGAACGACGTGCTGCGGCGGTCGTTCGGCGAGGTCACGGCCTCACGCGGCCGGGGCAAGTCCCGGCTGCTCATCGCGCAGGACCCGCTGCGGGCACAAGCGACCCGCGCCGCCGTCACGAACCCGTGGCCGCGGTCGGTGCACATCGACGACCTCGGGATGACGCTCGTGGCGCACGGCGGGGTGTTCGCCGGCGCCTCGCTCGACCAGGGCACGCGGGTGCTGCTCGACGCGATGGACCGCGCGGTGCCCACGGCGCGCACGATCGTGGACCTCGGCTCCGGCAACGGGGTCATCGCCGTGGCCGCGGCGCTCCGACGACGATCGGTGCGGGTGATCGCGACCGACGTGTCCCGGATCGCGGTCGCCTCGACGCTGGCGACGGCGGAGGCGAACGGTGTCGGTGACCGGGTCACCGCCGTGCGCTCGGACGCCGGCGACGAGCTCGGGACCGGGGCCGCACAGCTGGTGCTCTGCAACCCGCCGTTCCACGCGGACACCACGGTGACCACCGACGCGGCCGAGGCGATGTTCCGGAACGCGGCCACGATCCTCCAGTCCGGTGGTGAGCTCTGGTGCGTCTGGAACTCGCACCTGCGCTACCGGCCGGTGCTGGAACGCCTGGTCGGGCCGACCCGACAGGTGACGCGTACCGACAAGTTCACGGTGACGGCCTCGAAGCGGGCATGA
- a CDS encoding aldo/keto reductase, protein MTVPNITLNDGKTIPQLGFGVFQIDPSETKAATLAALEVGYRHIDTAEMYGNEKEVGEAIAESGIDRSEIFVTSKLNNGFHDPALATENGKKSADLLGGYTDLFLIHWPLPTVSDFVPTWKALEELYHAGTSRSIGVSNFQAHHLRRLIAETTITPAVNQIEVHPYLTQDELRAVDTELGIATEAWSPIAQGLVLDDETITRIASAHGKSPAQVVLRWHIQRGDIVFPKSVTRARVEENFAIFDFELSGEDMTDITTLDKGHRTGPDPDTFDYVPA, encoded by the coding sequence ATGACCGTTCCGAACATCACCCTGAACGACGGCAAGACCATCCCGCAGCTCGGCTTCGGCGTCTTCCAGATCGACCCCTCCGAGACGAAGGCCGCCACCCTGGCCGCGCTCGAGGTCGGGTACCGCCACATCGACACCGCCGAGATGTACGGCAACGAGAAAGAGGTGGGAGAGGCCATCGCCGAGTCGGGCATCGACCGTTCCGAGATCTTCGTGACCTCGAAGCTCAACAACGGCTTCCACGACCCGGCCCTCGCGACGGAGAACGGCAAGAAGTCGGCCGACCTGCTCGGCGGCTACACCGACCTGTTCCTCATCCACTGGCCACTGCCCACCGTGTCGGACTTCGTCCCGACGTGGAAGGCACTCGAGGAGCTCTACCACGCCGGCACCTCCCGCTCCATCGGCGTGAGCAACTTCCAGGCGCACCACCTCCGCCGCCTCATCGCGGAGACCACGATCACGCCGGCCGTGAACCAGATCGAGGTGCACCCGTACCTGACCCAGGACGAGCTGCGCGCCGTGGACACCGAGCTCGGCATCGCGACCGAGGCCTGGTCGCCGATCGCGCAGGGCCTCGTGCTCGACGACGAGACCATCACGCGCATCGCGTCCGCGCACGGCAAGTCCCCCGCACAGGTCGTGCTCCGCTGGCACATCCAGCGCGGCGACATCGTGTTCCCGAAGTCGGTGACCCGTGCCCGCGTCGAGGAGAACTTCGCGATCTTCGACTTCGAGCTCTCGGGCGAGGACATGACCGACATCACGACGCTCGACAAGGGCCACCGGACGGGTCCGGACCCGGACACGTTCGACTACGTCCCGGCGTAG
- a CDS encoding pilus assembly protein CpaE, translated as MITAALARSLRDAGLRWHPTTGDRFVIDKPGVDDDVYTVSEMTVERHDYPSGTVLGFNGTTEWALDSVEASESLWLPREDQLRELLGPAFVSLSASGSSFVVTATIASSPETFSDAVAADAYGAALLAYITAALA; from the coding sequence GTGATCACCGCTGCACTCGCCCGATCCCTCCGTGACGCCGGGCTCCGCTGGCACCCCACCACCGGCGACCGGTTCGTCATCGACAAGCCCGGCGTGGACGACGACGTCTACACCGTGTCCGAGATGACGGTCGAACGACACGACTACCCCTCGGGCACCGTCCTGGGGTTCAACGGCACGACGGAGTGGGCACTCGACTCGGTCGAGGCGTCCGAGTCGCTCTGGCTGCCCCGCGAGGACCAGCTGCGCGAACTGCTCGGGCCGGCGTTCGTGTCCCTGTCGGCGTCGGGGTCGTCCTTCGTCGTCACCGCCACGATCGCCTCGTCGCCCGAGACGTTCAGCGACGCCGTCGCCGCGGATGCCTACGGTGCGGCGCTGCTCGCGTACATCACCGCAGCCCTGGCCTGA
- a CDS encoding glycoside hydrolase family 2 protein — MTLEREELRDDWTVTIAGDGVPAGAPTGISGRAIRATVPGQVHTDLEREGLLADPTLDRNEDAGKWVGRADWSYQRTVDVDPRGFERVDLVCDGLDTVAELSLDGVVVGTTRNMHRRYRFDARDQTGGVGRGSKTLEILFESPYREAGRVAAKAGSMPGPYDEPFPYIRKMASNFGWDWGLTAVTSGPWRPVAIERWSTARLRDVRPLVDVEAGEGVLDAHITVERSGMNDLDQDGEDDDLVLVVTVSGGTADGGTTRQRSRAQLTPKDDETVVTVRVPEVQRWWPRGYGAQDRYDVVVELQTVDGEVLDRSTFRTGFRSTRVVTASDDIGKPFVIHVNGTPIDVRGVNWIPDDVIVSRVDRARVLTRLQAAVDLNVNLMRVWGGGVYESNDFYDVCDELGLLVWQDFPFACAAYPEGEPIRSEVIAEARDNVARLSRHPSLVVWNGNNENIWLHGVDNWGDELGDRGWGLDYYLDLLPTIVDAVDPSRFYTVASPWSGDEALFANDPDHETHHSWDVWNRLSDEHYRDSVPRFVSEFGWQAPPAWRTLREAVTDAPLRVDSPGVVHHQKATDGMAKLARGIAPRFGSVDPAAFDAWHYLTQLQQARAIATGVEHWRTHWPRNTGVVVWQLNDLWSVSSWSAIDSAGRLKPLAHELRRLYDDVLLTIRPVTSVASGGSGQPGGADHPASSAAVGETAELGDLAQTLSFGVSPGASGGSPIEVAVRSTRTGHDSVVRVRRITLAGTVLAEVTLPVHLSAAGVAVVALPESVGVVDDPANELVVADMDWRRAVWTPAPDQDMRWEPARYRTTFTPFSTEDGDGLDLVVEADSLVRDLLVQPDRVAPGGTVDRGFMTLLPGERVAFRLHGVTEADVPALREAPVLWTLDRVLDR; from the coding sequence ATGACCCTCGAACGCGAGGAACTCCGCGACGACTGGACCGTGACGATCGCGGGGGACGGCGTGCCCGCCGGGGCACCCACCGGCATCTCGGGACGCGCCATCCGGGCGACGGTGCCCGGGCAGGTGCACACCGACCTCGAGCGCGAGGGCCTGCTGGCCGACCCGACCCTCGACCGCAACGAGGACGCCGGCAAGTGGGTCGGACGGGCCGACTGGTCGTACCAGCGCACCGTCGACGTGGACCCGCGGGGCTTCGAGCGCGTCGACCTCGTCTGCGACGGACTCGACACGGTCGCCGAGCTCAGCCTCGACGGCGTCGTGGTCGGCACCACGCGGAACATGCACCGCCGCTACCGCTTCGACGCGCGGGACCAGACCGGCGGCGTCGGCCGGGGGAGCAAGACCCTCGAGATCCTGTTCGAGTCGCCGTACCGCGAAGCCGGGCGGGTCGCGGCGAAGGCCGGCAGCATGCCCGGCCCCTACGACGAGCCGTTCCCGTACATCCGCAAGATGGCGTCGAACTTCGGGTGGGACTGGGGACTCACCGCGGTGACGAGCGGTCCGTGGCGACCGGTCGCGATCGAACGCTGGTCGACCGCTCGACTCCGGGACGTCCGGCCGCTGGTGGACGTCGAGGCGGGCGAGGGCGTGCTCGACGCGCACATCACCGTCGAGCGCTCCGGCATGAACGACCTCGACCAGGACGGTGAGGACGACGACCTCGTCCTCGTGGTGACGGTGAGCGGCGGGACGGCGGACGGCGGGACGACGCGGCAGCGCTCGCGTGCGCAGCTGACGCCGAAGGACGACGAGACCGTGGTCACGGTGCGGGTCCCCGAGGTGCAGCGCTGGTGGCCCCGCGGCTACGGCGCACAGGACCGGTACGACGTGGTGGTCGAACTGCAGACCGTCGACGGCGAGGTCCTCGACCGCTCGACCTTCCGCACCGGCTTCCGCTCGACGCGGGTCGTCACGGCATCCGACGACATCGGCAAGCCCTTCGTCATCCACGTCAACGGCACACCCATCGACGTCCGCGGCGTGAACTGGATCCCGGACGACGTCATCGTGTCGCGGGTGGACCGTGCGCGGGTGCTCACCCGCCTGCAGGCCGCGGTCGACCTCAACGTGAACCTCATGCGCGTGTGGGGTGGCGGGGTCTACGAGTCGAACGACTTCTACGACGTCTGCGACGAGCTCGGCCTGCTCGTCTGGCAGGACTTCCCGTTCGCCTGCGCCGCCTACCCCGAGGGCGAGCCGATCCGCAGCGAGGTCATCGCCGAGGCCCGGGACAACGTCGCCCGGCTCTCCCGCCACCCCTCGCTCGTCGTGTGGAACGGCAACAACGAGAACATCTGGCTGCACGGCGTCGACAACTGGGGCGACGAGCTCGGCGACCGCGGCTGGGGCCTCGACTACTACCTCGACCTCCTGCCGACGATCGTCGACGCGGTCGACCCGTCGCGCTTCTACACGGTGGCGTCGCCGTGGTCGGGCGACGAAGCCCTGTTCGCGAACGACCCCGACCACGAGACGCACCACTCGTGGGACGTCTGGAACCGGCTGTCCGACGAGCACTACCGCGACTCCGTCCCGCGGTTCGTGTCGGAGTTCGGGTGGCAGGCGCCGCCCGCGTGGCGCACCCTGCGTGAGGCCGTCACCGACGCGCCGCTCCGGGTCGACTCGCCCGGTGTCGTGCACCACCAGAAGGCCACCGACGGGATGGCGAAGCTCGCCCGCGGGATCGCGCCGCGCTTCGGCTCCGTCGACCCGGCCGCGTTCGACGCGTGGCACTACCTGACGCAGCTGCAGCAGGCGCGCGCGATCGCGACGGGCGTCGAGCACTGGCGGACGCACTGGCCGCGGAACACCGGCGTCGTGGTCTGGCAGCTCAACGACCTGTGGTCGGTCTCGTCGTGGTCGGCGATCGACTCGGCGGGGCGGCTGAAGCCGCTGGCGCACGAGTTGCGTCGGCTGTACGACGACGTGCTGCTGACGATCCGTCCGGTCACGTCGGTCGCGTCGGGCGGGTCGGGGCAGCCTGGAGGCGCGGATCACCCGGCCTCGTCGGCTGCCGTGGGCGAGACGGCCGAGTTGGGCGACCTGGCGCAGACCCTCTCGTTCGGGGTGTCGCCCGGGGCGTCCGGTGGTTCGCCCATCGAGGTCGCCGTCCGCTCCACCCGCACCGGCCACGACAGCGTCGTGCGCGTCCGGCGGATCACCCTCGCCGGCACCGTGCTCGCCGAGGTGACGCTGCCCGTGCACCTGTCCGCCGCCGGGGTCGCCGTGGTGGCCCTGCCCGAGTCGGTCGGCGTGGTCGACGACCCGGCGAACGAGCTCGTCGTGGCCGACATGGACTGGCGCCGAGCGGTCTGGACCCCGGCGCCCGACCAGGACATGCGCTGGGAGCCGGCGCGGTACCGGACGACCTTCACGCCGTTCTCCACCGAGGACGGCGACGGTCTCGACCTCGTCGTCGAGGCGGACTCGCTCGTGCGGGACCTGCTCGTCCAGCCCGACCGGGTCGCACCCGGTGGCACCGTCGACCGCGGGTTCATGACGTTGCTGCCGGGGGAGCGGGTCGCCTTCCGACTGCACGGCGTGACCGAGGCGGACGTGCCAGCGCTGCGCGAGGCGCCCGTCCTCTGGACACTCGATCGGGTCCTCGACCGTTGA
- a CDS encoding sugar transferase produces MSSPLADIAAGRVHERPVDGLPLMHVETPDYRRRLGKRALDAAGAGIGLVLLAPVFAVIALVVRADDRGPVFFRQTRVGRGGQEFSILKFRTMCVDAEARVAVLEQSNEGAGPLFKMKDDPRITRIGAFLRKTSLDELPQLWNVLTGSMSLVGPRPALPREVALYEDFADRRLLVTPGITGLWQVSGRSDLDWAEGVRLDLHYVENWSFVHDVVILARTIPSVLRSRGAY; encoded by the coding sequence GTGTCCTCGCCCCTCGCGGACATCGCCGCCGGTCGCGTCCACGAACGACCGGTCGACGGGCTGCCCCTCATGCACGTCGAGACACCGGACTACCGACGGCGACTGGGCAAGCGTGCGCTCGACGCGGCCGGGGCGGGCATCGGTCTGGTCCTGCTCGCGCCGGTCTTCGCCGTGATCGCGCTCGTCGTCCGCGCCGACGACCGCGGGCCGGTCTTCTTCCGCCAGACCCGGGTCGGCCGCGGCGGGCAGGAGTTCTCGATCCTGAAGTTCCGGACGATGTGCGTCGACGCCGAAGCGCGGGTGGCGGTGCTCGAGCAGTCGAACGAGGGCGCCGGGCCGCTGTTCAAGATGAAGGACGACCCGCGCATCACACGGATCGGCGCGTTCCTCCGGAAGACCTCGCTCGACGAGCTGCCCCAGCTGTGGAACGTGCTGACGGGGTCGATGAGCCTGGTGGGGCCCCGGCCGGCCCTCCCGCGCGAGGTCGCCCTGTACGAGGACTTCGCCGACCGCCGGCTGCTCGTGACCCCGGGCATCACCGGACTCTGGCAGGTCAGCGGCCGGTCGGACCTCGACTGGGCCGAGGGAGTGCGGCTCGACCTGCACTACGTCGAGAACTGGTCCTTCGTGCACGACGTGGTCATCCTCGCCCGCACGATCCCGTCCGTGCTCCGCTCCCGGGGCGCCTACTGA
- the tatA gene encoding twin-arginine translocase TatA/TatE family subunit: MMLGNLGGIHLLIILGIVILLFGATKLPALAKGLGQSINIFKKEMSDDEKKAKGTDGGVQNTAGVQNTAAESTPQPVVNPGPSVQPNSDSRN, translated from the coding sequence ATGATGCTCGGAAACCTCGGCGGCATTCACCTGCTGATCATCCTCGGGATCGTCATCCTGCTGTTCGGTGCGACCAAGCTCCCGGCGCTCGCGAAGGGCCTCGGCCAGTCGATCAACATCTTCAAGAAGGAGATGTCGGACGACGAGAAGAAGGCCAAGGGCACCGACGGCGGCGTGCAGAACACCGCTGGCGTGCAGAACACTGCCGCCGAGTCGACGCCGCAGCCGGTCGTCAACCCGGGCCCGTCGGTCCAGCCGAACTCGGACTCCCGCAACTAG